Proteins co-encoded in one Synechococcus elongatus PCC 6301 genomic window:
- a CDS encoding NAD-dependent epimerase/dehydratase family protein yields MKILVLGGDGFCGWPCALNLAAAGHAVTIVDNLVRRKTDVELGVQSLTPIATIERRLKAWQETGGQPISFVNLDLAADYDRLCALLLETQPDAIVHFAEQRAAPYSMKSAWHKRFTVNNNVNATHNLLCACVDVGLKSHIVHLGTMGVYGYGSHRGATIPEGYLEVEVVQRDGQRFEEKILHPVDPGSVYHMTKTLDQLLFYYYNKNDNIQVTDLHQGIVWGTNTDHCNLHPDLTNRFDYDGDYGTVLNRFLMQAAIGYPLTVHGVGGQTRAFIHIRDSVRCVQLAIENPPAANEKVRIFNQMTETYQVKDLAEKVAALTGAEIAYLPNPRKEALENDLIVDNRCLIDLGLNPTTLDNGLMSEVVEIAQKFADRCDRAKIPCVSAWTRNQAEALSAPETALR; encoded by the coding sequence GTGAAGATTCTTGTATTGGGTGGCGATGGTTTCTGCGGGTGGCCCTGCGCTCTCAATTTGGCTGCTGCAGGTCACGCCGTCACCATTGTTGACAACCTCGTTCGCCGCAAGACAGACGTGGAATTGGGGGTTCAGTCCCTCACTCCGATCGCGACGATTGAACGCCGGTTGAAGGCATGGCAAGAAACGGGCGGGCAGCCGATTAGCTTTGTCAATCTCGACTTAGCGGCTGATTACGATCGCCTCTGTGCACTACTGCTAGAAACGCAGCCGGATGCGATCGTGCATTTTGCCGAACAGCGCGCCGCCCCCTATTCAATGAAGAGTGCATGGCATAAGCGCTTCACGGTCAATAACAACGTCAACGCCACCCACAATCTGCTCTGCGCCTGTGTGGATGTCGGCCTCAAGTCCCACATTGTCCACTTGGGCACCATGGGCGTCTATGGATACGGTAGCCATCGCGGGGCTACGATTCCTGAAGGCTACTTAGAAGTGGAAGTCGTCCAGCGGGATGGCCAACGCTTTGAAGAGAAGATTCTTCACCCCGTTGATCCGGGTAGCGTCTATCACATGACCAAGACGCTGGATCAATTGTTGTTCTACTACTACAACAAGAACGACAACATCCAAGTCACCGACCTTCACCAGGGTATTGTCTGGGGCACGAACACCGATCACTGTAATCTCCACCCGGATCTGACCAATCGGTTCGACTACGACGGTGATTACGGCACAGTCTTGAACCGCTTCTTGATGCAGGCGGCGATCGGCTATCCCTTGACTGTGCATGGCGTTGGTGGCCAAACCCGAGCCTTCATCCACATTCGCGACTCAGTGCGCTGCGTCCAACTGGCGATCGAAAATCCGCCAGCAGCCAATGAAAAAGTCCGCATCTTTAACCAGATGACGGAAACCTACCAAGTCAAGGATTTGGCAGAGAAAGTGGCGGCATTGACCGGTGCTGAAATCGCCTACCTGCCCAATCCACGCAAGGAAGCCCTTGAGAACGACTTGATTGTCGACAACCGCTGCTTGATTGATTTAGGCCTCAATCCGACCACCTTGGACAATGGCCTGATGAGCGAAGTGGTAGAAATTGCGCAGAAGTTTGCCGATCGCTGCGATCGCGCCAAAATTCCCTGCGTTTCTGCCTGGACCCGTAATCAAGCTGAAGCTCTCAGCGCTCCTGAAACCGCTCTGCGCTAA
- the psb34 gene encoding photosystem II assembly protein Psb34 — translation MPYTTEEGGRLNNFAKEPRMYQAEANADQGKKWLWTGGAALVLIAGMLVIAVSASH, via the coding sequence ATGCCCTACACCACCGAAGAAGGCGGACGGCTTAATAACTTCGCCAAAGAACCCAGAATGTACCAAGCAGAAGCCAACGCTGATCAGGGCAAAAAATGGCTCTGGACGGGCGGGGCTGCCCTGGTGCTGATTGCAGGGATGTTAGTGATTGCCGTGTCTGCTTCTCACTAG
- a CDS encoding thiazole synthase — translation MENSCADAEFMVATPDTTADVLTIAGRSFRSRLMTGTGKYRSFEQMRASIAASGCEIVTVAVRRVQTNAPGHEGLAEALDWQKIWMLPNTAGCATAEEAIRVARLGREMAKLLGQEDNNFVKLEVIPDSRYLLPDPIGTLQAAEQLVKEGFAVLPYINADPLLAKRLEEVGCATVMPLGSPIGSGQGIRNEANIRIIVENAKVPVVVDAGIGTASEAAQAMELGADALLINTAIAQAEDPARMAQAMAMATIAGRLAFQAGRIPTRSAAIASSPQTGLVGQSPATV, via the coding sequence ATGGAAAACAGTTGTGCTGATGCCGAGTTCATGGTCGCCACCCCCGACACCACTGCCGATGTTTTGACGATCGCCGGACGGTCGTTTCGATCGCGCCTGATGACGGGGACGGGCAAATACCGCAGCTTTGAGCAAATGCGCGCCAGCATTGCCGCCAGTGGCTGCGAGATTGTGACTGTTGCAGTGCGGCGAGTGCAGACCAATGCTCCCGGCCATGAAGGCTTGGCCGAGGCTCTGGACTGGCAAAAGATCTGGATGCTACCGAACACTGCCGGCTGTGCCACGGCAGAGGAAGCAATTCGGGTCGCCCGCCTCGGGCGGGAAATGGCGAAATTGCTGGGTCAGGAAGACAACAACTTCGTCAAGCTGGAAGTCATCCCCGACAGTCGCTATCTGCTGCCCGATCCGATCGGGACGTTGCAGGCGGCGGAGCAGTTAGTCAAAGAGGGCTTCGCAGTCTTGCCCTACATCAATGCCGATCCACTGCTTGCCAAGCGCTTAGAAGAAGTGGGCTGCGCAACGGTGATGCCCCTGGGCTCGCCGATCGGTTCGGGGCAAGGCATTCGCAACGAAGCCAACATTCGCATCATCGTTGAGAACGCGAAGGTTCCCGTTGTTGTTGATGCCGGCATCGGTACCGCCAGTGAAGCTGCACAGGCGATGGAACTAGGAGCCGATGCCCTGCTGATCAATACCGCGATCGCTCAAGCCGAAGATCCGGCGCGGATGGCCCAAGCGATGGCCATGGCCACGATCGCGGGTCGATTGGCCTTTCAAGCGGGTCGGATTCCCACGCGATCGGCGGCGATCGCTAGCTCTCCGCAAACAGGCTTGGTCGGGCAGTCACCAGCCACTGTTTAG